The Hydra vulgaris chromosome 14, alternate assembly HydraT2T_AEP genome includes the window aaatttatgtttataattagaATAATCAATTGGATtatagaatttaatttaaacttgtttcaaatttagtttcaaactaaatttaaaaaactacaaataaaatttgtacaactttttgtcattttcttattttaaatctaagaaattgtatataaagtcttttcttttctttttgatgatttttttaagaatcattTGCCATCCATGAGTTataagttatttgttttttattttagtagtcAGAGATTttcgtaaataattttaattttaacaaagtaCTTAATCGAGATTTGTGAAATagttttgtacattttttattatgctagCACGTTATAATTTACCGCACTTTACGCatgaataaagaaaacaaaaacgaaactttgaaaaaaaacataaaagactTTGAAACGCTCGTTGCAACGTCATCGAAACTGCTAATAATATTTTACGACTGATGCGCAAATTTTTCACGGAAACAATTTTGATTCGAAATACTTTGaaacagaaacttttaaaattgaacttgaaactttaaaaaataattctacgacaatacacataaatataagaagtataaataaaatttttgataaactaaaacACTTTCTAATAGATAGTAATTACTCATTTAGTATGATTTGCATAACCGAAACGTGGTGTTCTGATGAAGCATTTCAAACGAACTCAAAATTTCAAATTCcaaattataaactaatatctttcgaaagaaaaacaaacaaaagggGAGGAGGGATCGCAACGTATATCCGAGATAATCAAGTGTTTAAAGTAAGACCTCTCGATCTCTGACACTGATAGTGAAATCTTTACTTTTGAGATAACGGGtaataaatcaaaaagtattataatttcCACTTGTTATAGACCTCCAGAAATATgtgatataattaaattttcaaattttttgaatgaaatttttctcaaaataaatgacaagggaaaatatattttctttataggGGATTTAAATATTACCAGCCTAAACTATAGAGAAAATGCGGTTACTATActcttttttgataatttatttcaattgtgTATCCTTCCAATCATCAACAAACCTACTCGGGTAACCCCAACCTCCGTCTCTGCTATAGACAATATACTAACAAATACATTTCTAGAAACCTCTTTATAACCAGGAATTATCAAAAACGATATATCAGATCATTTtcctatttatttttcattatctcAAGATTTAAGAACATATAACAATCCTAAgaccaaaatttataaaagaaaaatcaatcagttctctattaaaaattttaaaaactcgcTATCGGTAGTAAATTGGGATGGAGTGTATCAAGAATGTAACCTTGGACACACAAATTCCccatacaatttatttataaatatttttctagatcactaaaataaacatttccctgttgaagaaaaagaaataaagctgaaatatttaaacttcCCATGGATAACTAACGGGATTTGAAAATtagaaaatcatcaaaaacaaagcaaaaactctatatcaagtatttaaaaaacagaaacaaaacTAACTTAACTACATACAAGGAatacaaaaatctatttgaaaaaattagaaagaattcaaaaaaaatgtattattcaaaataactacaaaaaagcaaaagttatattaaaatagcCTGGAAcatattgaaagaaataataggtaaaaaccatacaaaatcaaataatttaccCGATAAAATTATCGTTAACGAAACTATAATATATCGACAAAATTTCTATCGCTGAAaacttcaatagtttttttccAAGCATAGGCCCTAACatggtttcaaaaatttaatgctCTGATATCTCCTTCGAAACCTATATCACAAACCAATAtttctgtttaaatattttctctGGACTAAACCATGAAGAATtagaaattgcaaaaaactcaCTTAAGACAAATAAGGTCCCTGGGATAGACAACATTTGCAGCTATATAATTGTAAATGTGTTTCCTATGATAAAACAACCAAtctatgaaatatttaaatcttcaatgaTTACAGGATCTGtaccaaataaattaaaaatagctaaggtaataccaatattaaaaaccGGAGATTCATTTACACTAAATAACTACAGACCTATCTCAGTTCTtcctatattttcaaaacttttggaGAAAGTAATATGCAATTAACTGTATAAATATCTAACAAATAACAAAACCCTAAACAGTTTGGCTTCCAAAAGCAACATTCAACCGAACACGCAGTTCTTGatcttataaataatatatatgactcctttgaaaacaaaaaaatacgtCCTTGGAGTCTTTGTTGATTTATCTAAGGCGTTTGACACAGTAGATCACGCTATCTTAATTAGGAAAGTGGAAAAATATGGGATAAAAGGTGTTGCACTAAACtggttcaaaaattttttactagaCAGAAAACAATGCGTTATTGCTCATGAAAAGAAATTTTCCCAAGGTTCCCTTCTTGCaactcttttgtttttaatatacataaacgatcttcctaaAGCCTCAAGTAAATTGGATGTCATAATGTTCGCAGACGACaccaatttattttatgcatccTCATCAACTACAGAACTTTATGAAACTACAAATActgaacttgaaaaaataaacagttggttaaaatctaacaaattaTCGCTAAACACAGATAGTATAAGATACTAAAGAAATAGAGAGATTCCAAGCAACTAAATTTCAAGGGATACTTATTGATGAGAATATCTCATGGAAATCACATTTAGATatattaaataccaaaatatcaaaaaacattggtATCCTCTACAAAGCTAGTTCTATATTGTCTCCTGATAATTTAAAGTTCCTATACTTCTCATTCATACAAAGCTACTACATATACGCTAACGTTACATGGGTGAGTACTCAAAAATCCAAACTAACCATACTATttcgaaaacaaaaacatgctgcaagaatagtttttaataaggATAGACTCGCATGCTGagccactttttaaaaatttgaaagcattaaatgtatatcaaatcaatatattccaaaacttgttatttatgcTCAAATATAAACATGGACTTGTTCCTTTTTACATTTCAAAGAATTTCTTCCAAAATCGCAAAAATAGATACCATACCAGAGGAATGGGAAACTTCAacattccttttaaaaaaactaatctcTCGCGCTTTTCCATTTCGCACCATGGTCCTTGTCTATATGACAaactaatatctaaaaataCTCAACTGGAAAAATTGAATAACTTAAATACTCTGAAAACGTTATTAAAAGATCTCATTTTAAACactaacaactttataaatttttattaaccccaaagcatttaaaatttataaaattaactttgttCCGAAACCAATGTAAACTCTAATAACTCTAAAAACTCTAATTAACTCAAAAACAAcagcaataacaaaaatacaaaaacaaataataggCTTATTTATCAACACTTGAACGACTATATATTACCTATTTAGCAAATCGTGTACCAACTTATATTTACgtgtattgaaataaaattaaaaaaatgaaaaacttctttttttttgcattctgtgttttttgcattttggatttttattttcattctgcCGAAAActgattacattttttttttaatataaacttattttaaattgaagtaTCCAAAAATATTAGTAACGCATAGCGGTTTCTTGACCATGATCTTGTCAAGATCTTGATGATCTTGACAAGACCGtcggtcttctgcaagttttccGCGTTCTTTGAAGAAATTTCTAATactttacagttttattttatatattttttgtataactttgtgatttttttttttaaaattttacttactctgtaaaaattctattatataatacgaatttgtaaagattaaagaacaaaaaaattttttaaaaaaaagtctgttTTGGGCAGACATGAagtaaaatatcataaatattttaaaaaatactcgAAAAATTATCAAACGCGCTATTAGGGTCTGTAGAGGAAAAGATGTTTTCCCATTGCTCTTTTTAAACcttgttttttaaagcaataatttccacttacaaaaaagttaaaagctattacattttttatttaatataacatgGCCAACGCCACTGAGGCGAGGGGGGTCCATAGGAGGCACagacccttttttttttaaaggacctttattttttttttggaaatttcaaGATATTAAGGATTTTCCAGAAATTGACAATTATGTTCCCTAAGTTTGAAATCCGTGTTGTCGGCCCTGTATGGTTTAGATAATAAACGAAAAATAgtatctaaaaaaaactatacatgACTTATTACTagtagtataaataaattttttttttctcaatcaGGTTTGCCAAAGACGACGAAGCCAAAGATAAACGCGTAGCTGCATTGGAGAGAGAAAtcgaaaaactaaatttaaagatagAAGAAATGGGAACTATTCAAAATCTTCCTCCTACTGATGCTacacaaataaattatcaagtcacTAGCAAACTAGAACCTCAAAAGAAATCCTTTGTCTGTCTTATCctataataaaagatataaaaaaaatgtaacaggGGAGAAAGTCCGTTGTCCTGAATAACGGACTTTCTCCACTGAATAACGTTCAAATATAGTCGTAGGGGAAAATTGCCCGCTCATCGAAAATAAAAACCCGTAATATAATTATGCAATGAGAataattactttgtaaataaatttgaattaaaatttttattaaagaaagaaaaaaactaagcaaaaataaaatcttaaatagtattttaaataacttaaaaaatcaaattaaaaaagcaaaaacaaatttaaaatattccccattattttttaattaattattgacaGAAaccaaatcttataaaaataaaaatagagtaAAGGTTAggttaagtaaaactaaaacattttatatcttGAATTATAAAAGATTGGAACGAGCTAcagagttgattttttttattgaacgtTTATTAGTTTAGAACAAAAgttaatacagaaaaaaaatttaatttctttaatacaataaaattttctaagtTTTCTCTTCATGCAAGCCATGAGATTTTGCACTAGGTGAAATTCGTAATGTGTTGTGATTTTATTCCACTTCCAAAAAATGTTCTCACCATCGTGGGAGTTTTACAATGGCAAAAAGCAATTTTCAAGgtaaactttttgataaatttcaCTATTTATTTCGGAATTAGTGACGAAATTATGTGTTTTCAACACAATTGACATATGGCCTGccaaatcataattttttagatgaaatttgTTATAACAACAACATCATcatcaataataacaacaacaactacaacAGCTTTGATAATAACActtacaacaataacaacaacaacaataacaacatcaacaacaacgataacaacatcaacaacaacaacaatgataacaacatcaacaacaacaacaacgataacaacatcaacaacaacaacaacgatAACAACAACAACGACAACAACAACGataacaacatcaacaacaacaacgatAACAACAATAAGAACAACAACGATAACAACagcaataataaaacaaataactacaataactgtttttat containing:
- the LOC136091082 gene encoding integumentary mucin C.1-like, producing MCCDFIPLPKNVLTIVGVLQWQKAIFKMKFVITTTSSSIITTTTTTALIITLTTITTTTITTSTTTITTSTTTTMITTSTTTTTITTSTTTTTITTTTTTTTITTSTTTTITTIRTTTITTAIIKQITTITVFIFFCLLFSKMSFYFKTFTSKGFINILYQDSILPLTNKPTRVTHQTETLINNIFANNFSKYNTQSGII